From the Brassica napus cultivar Da-Ae chromosome A8, Da-Ae, whole genome shotgun sequence genome, one window contains:
- the LOC106424092 gene encoding probable WRKY transcription factor 32 — protein sequence MDDKDSGEADVYAAAETEKGEKVEPEKELCHGDDDGLSQLRGEESPVRETLAKDHDEDVRENSSVEPNREDVKERDRGSGKESVVSAIVPVDEVAVENHVVEPSTSMTVLINPSMVEASLSSNPSAAQGVSPVSVPSKREQRSDSRVVSNLSVSPVLRRPARDGYHWRKYGQKQVKSPKGSRSYYRCTYSDCCAKKIECSNDSGNVIEIVNKGSHSHEPLRKNSFSPRETRAASVIPPMEDNTVVPTGSALSISTKENVCQSLAIVEGKRNCENEAVEEPEPKRRLKKSNSQSSDSVSKPGKKHKVVVHAAGDVGISGDGYRWRKYGQKMVKGNPNPRNYYRCTSAGCSVRKHIETALENRTAVVITYKGVHNHDMPVPKKHHGPPSSALVAAAAPTSMRTRLEDQVNIPTSGHSSVGGGSDKQNSEAVDVGGGEKVMESARTLLSIGFEIKQC from the exons ATGGACGACAAGGACAGCGGCGAAGCTGACGTTTACGCGGCTGCGGAGACAGAAAAGGGCGAGAAAGTGGAACCGGAGAAGGAGCTGTGTCACGGTGACGATGATGGATTGAGTCAACTCAGAGGCGAAGAATCACCTGTGCGAGAGACCCTAGCTAAGGATCATGACGAAG ATGTTCGAGAAAATTCGTCGGTGGAACCAAATCGTGAAGATGTCAAG GAGAGGGATAGAGGTAGCGGCAAGGAAAGTGTAGTAAGTGCAATTGTGCCGGTTGATGAAGTTGCAGTAGAAAACCATGTGGTGGAACCATCTACGTCTATGACTGTGTTGATAAATCCATCAATGGTGGAGGCATCTCTATCTTCGAATCCTTCAGCTGCTCAAGGTGTATCACCGGTTTCAGTTCCGTCTAAACGAGAGCAAAGATCTGATTCTCGGGTGGTTAGCAACTTGTCAGTTTCTCCTGTTCTGAGGAGACCGGCTCGTGATGGTTATCATTGGAGAAAATATGGGCAGAAGCAGGTTAAGAGTCCCAAGGGCTCACGGAGCTACTATAGGTGTACGTATTCTGATTGTTGCGCAAAGAAAATTGAATGCTCCAACGATTCAGGAAACGTGATAGAGATTGTTAACAAAGGTTCGCATAGTCATGAACCTCTCCGGAAGAATAGCTTCTCGCCAAGAGAGACTAGAGCTGCATCAGTTATCCCGCCTATGGAGGACAATACAGTAGTCCCTACCGGTTCAGCTCTGTCCATTTCAACTAAAGAAAACGTATGCCAGTCGCTAGCAATCGTTGAAGGGAAGAGAAATTGTGAGAACGAAGCTGTGGAGGAACCAGAGCCAAAACGAAG ACTGAAGAAGAGTAACTCACAAAGTTCAGATTCTGTCTCTAAACCTGGAAAGAAACATAAAGTTGTAGTACACGCAGCTGGTGACGTCGGTATCTCTGGTGATGGATACAGATGGCGCAAATACGGACAGAAAATGGTGAAGGGGAATCCCAATCCGAG GAACTACTACAGATGTACTTCTGCTGGTTGTTCTGTCCGTAAACACATCGAGACAGCACTAGAGAACAGAACAGCTGTCGTAATCACATACAAAGGAGTACATAACCACGACATGCCGGTGCCAAAGAAACACCATGGTCCTCCTAGCTCAGCGCTTGTGGCTGCAGCTGCACCAACATCAATGAGAACTAGGTTAGAGGATCAGGTGAACATTCCCACCTCAGGGCATAGCTCGGTGGGAGGAGGAAGTGACAAGCAGAACAGTGAAGCAGTGGATGTTGGTGGTGGCGAGAAAGTGATGGAATCAGCTCGGACTTTGTTGAGCATTGGATTCGAAATAAAGCAATGCTGA
- the LOC106424111 gene encoding 50S ribosomal protein L21, mitochondrial: MASLRCLRELSRRATTVLSINQTRLITSVRRLELPGTSITHVIPITNQSLTRDLPWYRSQGRHFSSKTEDTDESSEGEDDEDYEEDSAEMEAEREYSPAEKVEAAAEIGYKVMGPLKPSERLFKLYEPVFAVVQIGSHQFKVSNGDSIFTEKLKFCDINDKLVLIKVLLLGSASQTIIGRPILPDATVHAVVEEHALDEKVLIFKKKRRKNYRRTTGHRQELTKLRITDIQGIEKPEPKIVHKPSKAAHTEAELVA, encoded by the exons ATGGCGAGCCTCCGATGCCTCCGAGAGCTGAGCCGCCGCGCCACGACGGTTCTCTCGATCAACCAAACGCGTTTGATCACTTCAGTTCGGCGATTAGAGCTTCCCGGGACCAGCATTACTCATGTGATCCCAATTACGAATCAATCTCTCACTAGGGATTTGCCATGGTATCGCTCCCAAGGTCGGCATTTCTCCTCGAAAACAGAGGACACTGATGAAAGCAGtgaaggagaagatgatgaGGACTACGAGGAGGATTCTGCGGAGATGGAAGCAGAAAGAGAGTATTCACCGGCGGAGAAAGTAGAGGCGGCGGCGGAGATTGGGTATAAAGTGATGGGTCCTCTGAAACCTTCGGAGAGATTATTCAAACTCTACGAGCCAGTGTTTGCCGTTGTTCAG ATTGGTTCGCATCAGTTCAAAGTAAGCAACGGAGACTCCATTTTCACTGAGAAGTTGAAGTTCTGTGACATCAATGATAAG TTGGTACTGATCAAGGTTCTTCTATTGGGCTCGGCAAGCCAGACGATTATTGGGAGGCCTATCTTGCCTGATGCCACTGTTCATGCTGTTGTGGAAGAGCAT GCATTGGATGAAAAAGTGctcattttcaaaaagaaacgaAGGAAGAACTATAGGAGAACCACAGGACATCGACAG GAATTAACGAAGTTGAGAATAACGGATATACAAGGAATTGAGAAACCAGAACCGAAGATTGTCCATAAGCCTTCCAAGGCAGCTCATACAGAGGCTGAGCTAGTTGCTTAG
- the LOC106424204 gene encoding ubiquitin carboxyl-terminal hydrolase 24-like, giving the protein MSDKKVFVFGSFTEHETRSLLEQKPINPPQCHKEKSVKSIQFGSFNPVNSANGELKKGPADGLVKSRPSSSHKEDKKIQSAVTQKSLDASRPSSSHKEDKTFQYAESQKSLDASRPPSSDKINDNTAKKLSGKHSSGEHVEENGIINEVSERNPPLNNGVAVKAADHIGLEKLCVSDGESDSLCIASSSKFQALDTDIFPNDSSSGTTIPRKNSHMVSAESIPAMKDFTPRGLINAGNLCFLNATLQALLSCSPFVQLLQGIQLQAIPKAESPTLAAFSEFISELDMPSSSSFRNNVAVVESGRPFTPAMFEGVLRNFTPDVLNNMSGRPRQEDAQEFLSFIMDQMHDELLKLREVSPKLNASKSSVVSSANDDDEWETVGPKNKSAVTRTQSFVPSQLSDIFGGQLRSVVKAKGNKDSATVQPYLLLHLDIHPEAVSTIEDALHLFSAPEDLEGYRASVTGKAGVVSARKSIKIQKLSKIMILHLMRFSYGNQGSTKLHKRVHFPLDLNLGRYLLVSPSNGGLKYELVATITHHGRDPSKGHYTTDARRKNNQWLRFDDASVTAVGTKQVLHDQAYVLFYKQV; this is encoded by the exons ATGAGTGATAAGAAG GTATTTGTGTTTGGATCCTTTACAGAACATGAAACAAGGTCACTACTTGAGCAGAAACCCATTAACCCTCCTCAATGTCATAAAGAAAAGTCTGTCAAGAGTATACAATTCGGCTCCTTTAATCCAGTAAACAGCGCTAATGGCGAGTTGAAGAAGGGTCCAGCTGATGGTTTAGTTAAATCTCGACCCTCCAGTTCTCATaaggaagataaaaaaattcaGTCTGCCGTGACTCAAAAGAGCCTTGATGCTTCTAGACCTTCAAGCTCTCATAAGGAAGATAAAACTTTTCAATATGCTGAGTCTCAAAAGAGCCTTGATGCTTCTAGACCTCCCAGCTCTGATAAGATCAATGATAATACTGCAAAAAAACTCTCTGGAAAACACTCTTCAGGAGAGCATGTGGAAGAAAATGGAATAATTAACGAGGTCTCTGAAAGAAACCCACCTCTCAACAACGGTGTGGCGGTGAAGGCAGCGGATCATATTGGTTTGGAGAAGCTGTGTGTGTCAGATGGTGAAAGTGATTCTTTGTGTATAGCTTCGAGCTCAAAATTCCAAGCCCTGGACACGGATATTTTCCCAAACGATTCTTCATCTGGCACCACCATACCAAGAAAGAATAGCCATATGGTATCTGCTGAATCTATTCCAGCCATGAAAGATTTTACACCGAGAGGATTAATAAACGCTGGAAACTTGTGCTTCCTCAACGCGACACTGCAGGCTTTGCTCTCCTGTTCTCCTTTTGTGCAGCTCCTCCAGGGAATACAACTCCAAGCTATTCCAAAG GCTGAGTCTCCAACCTTGGCTGCATTTTCTGAGTTCATCTCTGAGTTAGATATGCCAAGCAGTTCAAGCTTCAGAAATAACGTTGCCGTTGTTGAGTCTGGTAGACCTTTTACACCTGCCATGTTTGAAGGGGTGCTTAGAAACTTTACCCCAGATGTACTCAACAACATGTCTGGCCGGCCAAG GCAGGAAGATGCTCAGGAGTTTTTGAGCTTTATAATGGACCAAATGCACGATGAGCTGCTGAAACTCAGGGAAGTGTCCCCCAAACTCAATGCTTCGAAGTCCTCTGTTGTTTCTTCTGCCAACGATGATGATGAATGGGAAACAGTTGGACCCAAAAACAAATCTGCTGTCACAAGAACACAAAGCTTTGTTCCTTCTCAGCTCAGTGATATATTCGGTGGGCAGCTAAGAAGCGTTGTGAAGGCAAAAG GGAACAAAGATTCTGCTACTGTACAGCCATATCTCTTACTTCACCTTGATATCCACCCAGAAGCTGTTAGTACAATAGAAGATGCATTGCATTTGTTTTCTGCCCCAGAAGATCTTGAAGGATATCGAGCTTCGGTTACTGGGAAG GCTGGTGTAGTGAGTGCTAGAAAGTCAATAAAGATACAGAAACTCTCAAAGATAATGATACTGCACCTTATGCGTTTTAGCTATGGAAACCAAGGGAGTACTAAGCTCCATAAACGTGTTCACTTTCCCCTCGATCTCAACCTAGGCCGCTACCTTCTTGTTTCTCCTTCCAACGGG GGGTTAAAATATGAACTTGTGGCAACCATTACCCACCACGGAAGGGATCCTTCGAAAGGGCACTACACCACAGATGCTAGACGAAAGAACAATCAATGGCTTAGGTTTGATGATGCGTCTGTGACTGCCGTAGGGACAAAACAGGTTTTGCACGACCAAGCTTATGTTCTGTTCTACAAACAAGTGTAA
- the LOC106424130 gene encoding uncharacterized protein LOC106424130, with amino-acid sequence MAIGSHVLTGIVMILFISGELIVPGKGTCQGDIEGLMRQCAVFVQRPGPKVNPSAACCKAVKKSDILCACGRITSSLLRDQTIINMDKVVHVTGFCGKPLAHDTKCGSKSIAS; translated from the exons ATGGCGATAGGTTCTCATGTTTTGACCGGTATAGTAATGATCCTTTTCATATCAGGAGAACTAATAGTTCCAGGGAAAGGGACGTGCCAAGGAGACATTGAAGGTCTTATGAGACAATGTGCGGTCTTTGTTCAGCGTCCAGGTCCAAAAGTAAACCCGTCAGCAGCCTGTTGTAAAGCAGTTAAGAAATCAGACATACTTTGCGCATGTGGTCGTATCACATCCTCA TTGTTAAGAGATCAGACAATAATAAACATGGATAAGGTTGTTCATGTCACTGgcttttgtgggaaacctctcGCTCATGATACCAAGTGTGGAAGTAAGTCTATTGCTAGTTAA
- the LOC106424147 gene encoding histone-lysine N-methyltransferase ASHR3, producing the protein MLDLDNMSMSASVSLTCCPAFLPAATGPELAKPIDSPGNIAEDCNPEHKPMIPPAEEVRDINNAITVSNGRQDPSEKSKKGLVLEDHVKNWVKRRVESGVSESRCVLPFLVGAKRMAECLVCRKLVYPGEEVLCSVRGCQGVYHLLCAKESLGFHNLGKFRCPQHECFVCKQRTQWRCVKCPMAAHDKHAPWPKEILHMKDQPGRAVCWRHSTDWRLDTKSGDAQSEIEEVFCQLPLPYVEEEFRIDLTWKDSAAKDDLPPYVHIRRNIYLVKKKRDNANDGVGCTNCGPTCCRSCVCRVQCVSCSKRCGCPETCGNRPFRKDKKIKIVKTKLCGWGVEAAESINKEDFIVEYIGEVISDAQCEQRLWDMKHKGLKDFYMCEIQKDFTIDATFKGNASRFLNHSCNPNCVLEKWQVEGETRVGVFAARQIEAGEPLTYDYRFVQFGPEVKCNCGSENCQGYLGTKRKEPNCLVVSWGAKRRRVSHRPLAHKLQQD; encoded by the exons ATGTTAGATCTGGACAACATGTCTATGTCGGCATCCGTGTCTCTCACTTGCTGCCCTGCTTTTCTCCCGGCGGCAACAGGGCCGGAACTAGCTAAACCGATCGATTCCCCGGGGAACATAGCCGAAGACTGCAATCCAGAACATAAACCGATGATTCCTCCTGCGGAAGAGGTCAGAGACATCAACAATGCCATCACTGTTTCTAACGGAAGACAAGATCCGTCTGAAAAATCAAAGAAAGGGTTGGTTCTTGAAGATCATGTGAAAAATTGGGTCAAGAGAAGAGTTGAATCCGGAGTTTCTGAGTCGAGATGTGTACTCCCTTTTCTCGTTGGAGCTAAGAGAATG GCTGAGTGTCTTGTTTGCCGTAAGCTGGTGTATCCTGGAGAAGAAGTGCTGTGCTctgttcgtggctgtcaagGGGTCTATCACTTGCTCTGTGCCAAAGAAAGTCTCGGTTTTCATAATCTTGGGAAGTTTAGATGCCCTCAACAT GAGTGCTTTGTCTGCAAACAAAGAACTCAGTGGCGGTGTGTAAAGTGCCCAATGGCGGCTCATGATAAGCACGCTCCATGGCCTAAAGAGATACTTCACATGAAAGACCAACCAGGGAGAGCAGTCTGTTGGAGGCATTCAACTGATTGGCGGCTAGACACAAAG AGTGGAGATGCACAGAGTGAGATAGAG GAGGTGTTTTGTCAATTGCCTTTGCCATATGTGGAAGAGGAGTTCAGGATTGACTTGACATGGAAAGATTCTGCTGCTAAAGATGATCTGCCTCCTTATGTGCACATCAGGCGTA ATATTTATCTTGTGAAGAAGAAACGTGATAATGCTAATGATGGTGTTGGGTGCACTAACTGTGGCCCTACTTGCTGTAGAAGCTGTGTTTGCAG GGTTCAATGCGTAAGCTGTTCAAAGCGATGTGGATGCCCTGAAACTTGTGGAAACAGACCATTCCGCAAGGATAAGAAGATCAAAATTGTTAAG ACCAAACTTTGTGGTTGGGGGGTAGAGGCAGCAGAATCCATTAACAAAGAGGACTTCATTGTTGAATACATCGGTGAAG TGATTAGTGATGCTCAATGTGAGCAAAGGCTTTGGGATATGAAGCACAAAGGACTGAAAGACTTTTACATGTGTGAGATTCAAAAAGACTTCACAATTGATGCCACCTTCAAAGGAAACGCTTCTCGCTTTCTAAATCACAGCTGCAACCCAAACTGTGTTTTGGAGAAGTG GCAAGTTGAAGGTGAGACCCGTGTAGGTGTCTTTGCAGCTCGTCAAATAGAAGCAGGAGAGCCACTTACATATGATTACAG ATTTGTGCAGTTTGGTCCTGAAGTAAAGTGTAACTGTGGTTCTGAAAACTGTCAAGGTTATCTTGGGACAAAGAGGAAAGAACCAAACTGTTTGGTTGTATCTTGGGGAGCAAAACGCAGAAGAGTGTCTCACCGACCTTTAGCCCATAAGTTGCAGCAAGACTAG